The proteins below are encoded in one region of Mya arenaria isolate MELC-2E11 chromosome 15, ASM2691426v1:
- the LOC128219378 gene encoding uncharacterized protein LOC128219378 — MRLMVKLPFKGKNFKNKDRDSESKPSSSSKERVKRYREKLKSDPKLKKKFEKLKQKVKAENELYRQKVKELRKNNSKYDKEIKAKARLRQKKHRKAAALKTEAAENASMSSVELLRSKSAVKGQTTTKQTERARKTLSKESHAWASTKITKAYV; from the coding sequence atgCGACTGATGGTCAAACTCCCTTTTAAAGGGAAAAACTTTAAGAATAAGGATAGGGATAGTGAAAGCAAGCCCTCTTCAAGCTCAAAAGAACGGGTAAAAAGGTACAGGGAGAAACTAAAATCAGATCCCAAACTTaagaaaaagtttgaaaagttgAAACAAAAAGTGAAGGCCGAGAATGAATTATATAGACAGAAGGTTAAAGAGCTGAGAAAAAACAATTCTAAAtatgataaagaaataaaagcCAAAGCCAGATTAAGGCAGAAAAAGCACAGAAAGGCTGCTGCTCTTAAAACAGAAGCTGCTGAAAATGCAAGTATGTCATCAGTTGAGTTACTAAGGTCAAAATCAGCTGTGAAAGGGCAGACAACCACAAAACAAACAGAACGTGCAAGAAAAACTTTATCAAAAGAATCTCATGCATGGGCTAGCACAAAAATTACAAAAGCATATGTCTAA